In Carya illinoinensis cultivar Pawnee chromosome 16, C.illinoinensisPawnee_v1, whole genome shotgun sequence, a single window of DNA contains:
- the LOC122299598 gene encoding uncharacterized protein LOC122299598 → MSSSSMSSASVDNRTLSTPVCFCEVEATLKYSNTRRNPGRPFLGCRKYNTEGLPYYKFFKWADSEDIEQDLLKRKNDLLRKEADLVKMLEDIEKREIQLRKKADEIEKKEILLASLNEEIMKKEWMLLQQQAEIRRSHTLFRLFWADIGVIV, encoded by the exons atgtcatcatcatcaatgtctTCTGCATCTGTTGATAATCGTACTTTGAGTACACCAGTGTGCTTCTGTGAGGTGGAAGCCACACTGAAATACTCAAATACTAGAAGAAATCCTGGCCGGCCTTTTTTAGGATGTCGAAAGTACAACACTGAG GGACTACCATACTACAAATTTTTCAAGTGGGCAGATAGTGAAGACATAGAACAAGACcttctgaaaaggaaaaatgatttgCTAAGGAAAGAGGCAGACCTGGTCAAGATGCTCGAGGATATTGAGAAAAGGGAGATTCAGCTCCGAAAGAAAGCGGATGAGATCGAGAAGAAGGAGATTTTGCTGGCTAGCCTAAATGAGGAGATTATGAAAAAAGAGTGGATGCTTCTTCAGCAACAAGCAGAAATCAGGCGCTCCCACACACTATTCAGGCTGTTTTGGGCT GATATTGGTGTAATTGTATGA
- the LOC122299599 gene encoding protein FAR1-RELATED SEQUENCE 5-like translates to MGGTPFQVYVIPARGCRRCSSPLELILAIEWKENVHCHRTRLNRTENRFSKAVSFHCMLRTQQVKWKGGRTPESLSEVKRVFVKGWANLVELLFGGLGIVIMGIGEEHSLPLTPSTSNTPTPDIPITCSSFANYMPGYYGAVPRWSPTFLPYPDGNQYPFQYGMRPPLPVINTCSVTSTTVDKDKEDGVNCVETESPCTSSRIVETSKEDRRDSMETDDKSAGTPQIMQIDGDDLIEEPKSGMQFNSFEELIEYYKEYAKKCGFGVMTQRSERGEDGSVRYVTLGCARGGKARNRTLNVAKPRPTGKTDCKAKINALKVEGKLQLTTVQNGHNHGLSPQKSRFFRCNREVSDSVKRVLDTNDLAGIRMNKSFGSLVVGAGGFENLPFLEKDCRNYIDKARHLRLGKGGAGALREYFCRMQYKNDGFFALMDLDDDGRLKNVFWADPRSRAAYQYFGLISSEDTETFIWLFETWLQCMNGIAPKAIITDQDRAMKNAIATVFPETRHRFCLWHILKKVPEKLGSHSAYKTGLKNQLMKCVYDTQSIEEFESCWNGFINTFNLHENAWLQSLYAERGHWVPTNLKEFVDQFDNALKKKIENENNSDFHSFNVSIPCISRSPIEKKFQELYTNAKFREVQQQVMGVLDMDPSILKRDGGIKTYLVDDEVHVEEFSKCVTYSVEFNEEDCDAKCSCGLFQMRGILCRHILAIFKCNQIKSLPAKYLLDRWRKDIKRRYTLIRSSYDVGDHHPDANRYSRLLNICYQMITYAAGSNEHTEDAEGKLYGMIDLYRHNQQAPSMTRTGSNVDCPQVEPTTVDSSKVVLSPLVVRGKGRPPSLRRASTMEKRVLKVKAKKQKPPVKAHVKGKRKQVRYNGKPLYA, encoded by the exons atggGGGGAACGCCATTTCAGGTCTACGTTATTCCCGCTCGTGGTTGTCGTCGCTGCTCCTCGCCGTTAGAGCTGATCCTGGCCATCGAGTGGAAGGAAAATGTGCATTGCCATCGTACTAGGCTGAACCGAACGGAGAACCGCTTCTCAAAAGCCGTCAGCTTCCATTGTATGCTGAGAACTCAACAAGTAAAGTGGAAGGGTGGAAGGACGCCGGAATCTTTGTCGGAGGTGAAGAGGGTCTTCGTTAAAGGCTGGGCCAACCTGGTGGAGCTGTTATTCG GTGGTCTTGGGATTGTCATCATGGGAATCGGGGAAGAACACTCCCTTCCATTAACACCATCTACCTCAAATACACCAACCCCG gacATACCAATAACTTGTTCGAGCTTTGCAAATTACATGCCTGGTTATTATGGAGCAGTGCCTAGATGGTCACCGACTTTTTTGCCATATCCAGATGGCAACCAATATCCATTTCAATATGGGATGAGACCTCCCTTACCTGTCATCAATACCTGTTCCGTTACAAGCACAACAGTTGATAAAGATAAAGAGGATGGAGTAAATTGTGTAGAAACTGAATCTCCATGTACCTCCTCTAGAATTGTGGAAACGAGTAAAGAGGATAGACGAGATTCTATGGAAACCGATGACAAAAGTGCTGGGACACCTCAGATAATGCAAATAGATGGTGATGATTTAATTGAGGAGCCAAAGTCGGGTATGCAGTttaattcttttgaagaattAATTGAGTATTATAAAGAATATGCTAAGAAATGTGGATTTGGAgtgatgacacaaaggagtgagaggGGAGAGGATGGCAGTGTCAGATATGTCACCCTTGGTTGTGCCCGTGGTGGGAAAGCTCGGAATAGGACGTTAAATGTCGCCAAACCCCGTCCGACAGGAAAGACGGATTGTAAGGCAAAGATAAATGCCTTAAAAGTAGAGGGAAAGTTGCAGTTGACAACTGTTCAAAATGGCCATAATCACGGCCTCAGTCCGCAGAAATCCCGATTCTTTCGATGTAACCGAGAGGTGAGTGACTCCGTAAAAAGAGTCCTAGATACAAATGACTTGGCTGGCATTCGAATGAACAAGAGCTTTGGATCTCTTGTTGTTGGCGCTGGTGGATTCGAGAACCTCCCATTTTTAGAGAAAGATTGTCGCAATTATATTGACAAAGCACGGCATCTACGACTTGGGAAAGGTGGTGCCGGAGCACTTCGAGAGTACTTTTGTAGAATGCAGTACAAGAACGACGGGTTTTTTGCTttgatggatttagatgatGACGGGAGGTTGAAGAATGTATTCTGGGCAGACCCACGTAGTAGGGCAGCTTATcagtattttg GGTTGATTTCTAGCGAGGATACGGAGACCTTTATATGGTTATTTGAGACTTGGTTGCAATGTATGAATGGTATAGCTCCAAAAGCTATTATCACAGATCAAGACAGggcaatgaaaaatgcaattgctaCTGTCTTTCCAGAAACACGACATAGATTTTGCCTATGGCATATTCTGAAAAAAGTTCCCGAGAAGCTTGGGTCTCATAGTGCCTACAAAACAGGCTTGAAAAATCAGttgatgaaatgtgtatatGACACGCAAAGTATTGAAGAGTTTGAGAGTTGTTGGAACGGGTTCATTAACACTTTCAACTTGCATGAGAACGCCTGGTTGCAAAGTTTATATGCTGAGCGTGGCCATTGGGTGCCG ACCAACTTGAAGGAGTTTGTTGACCAGTTTGACAAtgcattgaaaaagaaaattgagaatgaaaataacTCAGACTTCCACTCATTTAATGTCAGTATTCCCTGCATATCTAGATctccaattgaaaaaaaatttcaagaactGTACACCAATGCGAAGTTTAGGGAAGTTCAACAGCAAGTCATGGGTGTGCTCGATATGGATCCATCAATACTTAAAAGGGATGGTGGAATTAAAACTTATCTGGTCGATGATGAGGTTCATGTTGAAGAGTTCAGTAAGTGCGTTACATATTCTGTGGAATTTAATGAGGAAGATTGTGATGCAAAGTGTTCGTGCGGGTTATTTCAGATGAGGGGGATACTGTGTAGGCATATTCTGGCTATATTCAAATGTAATCAGATAAAATCATTGCCGGCGAAGTACCTTTTAGATCGATGGAGAAAAGATATCAAACGGAGATACACTTTAATCCGCAGTAGCTATGACGTAGGGGATCACCATCCAGATGCTAACAGATATTCCCGTCTGTTGAATATCTGTTATCAGATGATAACTTATGCAGCGGGTTCCAATGAGCACACTGAGGATGCAGAGGGAAAGTTATATGGGATGATTGACTTATATCGTCATAATCAACAAGCACCATCTATGACGCGAACAGGTTCCAATGTGGATTGTCCGCAAGTGGAGCCAACTACAGTTGATAGTTCAAAGGTGGTGCTGAGTCCACTAGTTGTGAGAGGGAAGGGCAGGCCCCCATCTCTGAGGAGAGCTTCTACGATGGAGAAACGGGTGCTGAAGGTTAAAGCGAAGAAACAAAAACCACCTGTAAAGGCACATGTAAAAGGGAAACGTAAACAGGTGCGCTATAATGGAAAACCTCTTTATGCTTAA